The genomic stretch GGATCCCAGAAGCCCTTGACGTTGTAGAGTCCCACCGGCTTGTTGTGCAGCCCCAGGTATTGCCAGGTCCAGACCTCGAAGAACTCCTCGAGTGTGCCCATGCCCCCAGGCAGCGCGATGAAGCCGTCGCCGAGCTCCGCCATCCGGGATTTTCGGGTGTGCATATCCTCAACGATCTCCAGCGAGGTCAGGCCGTGATGGCCCACCTCGCGGCCGATGAGCACCTCAGGGATGATCCCGTGCACCTCACCGCCAGCCTCTAGGGCGGCGTCGGCGATCTGCCCCATCAGCCCGACCTTGCCCCCGCCGTAGACCACGCTGATCTCCGCGCCCGCCAGCGCGGTGCCCAGGCGGCGGACCTCCTCGGTGTAGTCCAGGTCGGCCCCGGAGGCGGAGCCGGTGAATACCGTGAGAGCATGGAACCGTGGGGCAGGGGCGGATGCTGGGGTGTCCAGTGAAATAGAGGTCACAGCTCTATAGTTCCACAGCGATTTCACAGCCACCGGGATCCCCTGCTAGACTTTTTCAGTCGCAATCCTCCATAGCTCAACGGCAGAGCACTCGACTGTTAATCGAGCGGTTGTTGGTTCGAATCCAACTGGGGGAGCAGATCCGCCCTCGCCCTCACGGGCGGGGGCGTTTTTCATGCCATAGTGTTTTCCCTGCGAGGCCGTCCTGCGGCCCTGACCTGCTGAATCTGATTCGGAGACTAGATGCGCGCCCCTGAGACGAAGACCCATGACATTGCCCGGCTGATCATCTCCTGCCCGGACCAGCCGGGGATCGTCGCGGCCGTCTCGGAGCTGATCGCGGAGGTCGGCGGCAACATCATCAGCCTGGACCAGTACTCCACCGGGGTGGAGGAGGGGCGCTTCTTCCAGCGCACCGTGTTCCACCTGCCCGGCCTGGCTGCGGCCAAGCCCGCGGTGGAGGAGGCGATCCGGACCAAGCTGGCGGACGGCTTCTCCATGGAGTATTCGCTGACCGCGGCGGATCAGCCCAAGCGGGTGGCGATCTTCGCGTCCAAGACCGACCACTGCCTGCTGGATCTGCTGTGGCGGCACCGCCGGGGTGAGATCCCGATGGACATCGTCATGGTGATCTCCAACCACGCCGACCTGGCCGAGGATGTCCGGCCCTTCGGGATTCCTTATTTTCACGTGCCTGTGGTCAACGGTGACAAGGCGGCAGCCGAGGCCCGGCACCTGGAGCTGCTGCAGGGCAATGTCGACATGATCGTGCTCGCCCGGTACATGCAGATCATCTCCGAGGATTTCCTCGAGCAGGTGGGCGCTCCGGTGATCAACATCCACCACAGCTTCCTGCCCGCCTTCATCGGGGCCGGGCCCTACCAGAAGGCAGCTGACCGGGGGGTCAAGCTGATCGGCGCCACGGCCCACTACGTGACCAAGGACCTCGACGAGGGCCCGATCATCGAACAGGACGTCATCCGGGTCTCACACAGCGACGACGTCGCCCAGCTCACCCGCTTCGGCGCCGACGTGGAGCGCGCCGTGCTCTCGCGCGCGGTGAAGTGGCACTGCGAAGACCGCGTGATCCGCAACGGCGGCACCACCATCGTCTTCTAGAGCCTCCTTCCTCTCTATCCCCCCTCCCTCCGCTGAGGGGCGGATTCTGCGACTAGTTTGGGCTTTTCCGCCCATGAATCAGCCGTAGAATCCGCCCCTCAACGAAAAGGGGAGTGGGGGTGGGGGAGGGTCAGGATTCGATCTTCTTCTCGCGCTCGGTCGAGGAGATCGTGATCTTGCGCGGCTGTTCGGTGGCGTAGACCCCTGTCACGCGGACCGTGAGGACACCGGATTCGTAGCTCGCGGAGATCGCGTCGCTGGAGACCTCTCCCGGAAGGGTCACGGTGCGGGAGAAGGACCCGTAGCGCACCTCGCGCAGCCCCTCGGCCTCGGTCTCGCTGCGGCGTTCACCGGAGACGGTCAGTGTGCGGCCGGTCAGCTCCACCGCGACATCCTTCTCCGGGTCGACGCCGGGGAGATCCGCGCGCAGCACCAGGTCCTCGCCGTCGCGATGCGCGTCGACCGCCGGGACGAATCCGCCCTGCCGCTGCGCGGCGTCCATCGAGGGGGCCCGGACGGAACGGAACACGTCGTCGATCAGGGCGAAGGGGTCCAGGCGGGTCAGAGAGTTGTTGATCACAGCAATCAGCTCCTTGTACTCATTGCTCTATGGGGACAGGTTTGGCGCCTTGCGGCATGGGTTCCAACGGAACCTGTCTCCAGTATATTCCGAAGTTGAGCATGATGCACTCAACTTTTCCGACGTGACTCAGCGTAGCGACTCCGTGATTCCAGCAGGTCATCCTGATGCAATACAACGGCCCTGAGCTGAGGGTGGCCTTCGCTCAGGCGCTGGGTTCGATTAGAGTGCCGGAGTGTCCAAGTCGAAGAAAACGCGCGTCCAGCACGTCCTCACGGTCCAGGACGTGACGCAGCTCAGCCCGCATATGATCCGCCTCGTCCTGGGCGGCCCCGGGTTCGCCGCGATCGAGTTCAAGTCTGTGGGGGAGTCTCCCGCCACGGACCAGTACATCAAGCTGCTCTTCCTGCCCCAGAACCTCGATGCCGACGCCGCTGCCGCGCAGGGCGTGGACCTGCGCCGGCCCTATGACATGGAGGCTCTGCGCGAGCAGCTGAGCACCGAGCAGATGCCGGTGACCCGGACCTACACCATCCGCCACGTGGATCATGCCCGGGAGCAGATCTGGGTGGACTTCGTGGTCCATGGGGACGTTGGTCGGGCGGGGGTCTGGGCGAAGCAGGCGCGCCTCGGTGATGAGATCAGCTTCTTCGGCCCAGGCAGCGGCTACGCCCCGCGCGCGGAGGCCCAGTGGCATCTTCTGGCCGGGGACGAGGCGGCGCTGCCCGCGATCGCCTCCGCGCTGGAGTCGATGCCCGAGGACGCGCGCGGCGTCGCCGTCGTCGAGGTCCGCGACGCCACGGAGCGTCAGCCTCTTGATGTCCCCGCCGGGATGGACCTGATCTGGCTGCATCGTGAGGCGGAGTTCAGCCCTGAGACCACGATGCTCGCGGAGTATCTGGAGCAGCTGAGCGTTCCGGAGGGCGATGTCCAGGTCTTCGTCCATGGCGAGCGCGCCCAGATGAAGCGGATCCGCCGGATGCTGGTGGACCAGAAGGGCCTGGATCGCAAGGCGATGTCACTCTCGGCCTATTGGGCGCACGGTCGGATCGAGGATCAGTTCCAGGCAGAGAAGCGCACCCCGGTGGGCCAGCTCGAGGGTTGAGTCCTCAGTCGCGGATCTCGCTCAGCCCGCCACCCCTGAGCTGGTGCCGATGACCAGCGCCGCCATCAGCAGCAGCGCCAGCAGCACCACGGTGATCGCAGAGAACATCCCGGCGCGCTCGCGGTGCCCGGCCAGACGCCGGTCCTGGGTGTCCCGCATCGACCCGGCGAGCAGCATGATCATGTCCAGCAAGGGCCAGGCGAAGGCCACGGTCACGCAGAGCAGCCCCAGACTGGTCTGACCCAGGACCATCAGCACGACGGCGGCGACGCTCACCACGGCCATCAGCACCGCCGAGACCCTCCGGTCCAGATACCACCGATGAGCCCCTGCGGGACCCAGGAGAAGTGTCAGGAGCCAAGCGATCGCAAAACGTTTCCTCGAGGTCGGCTGGGACTCGTAAGCGCGCCGGTCAGCCTCGGTATAGGTGTTGGCGTAGAGCTCTTCGAAATCGTACTGATCGGCCATGTTCTCAATCGTATAGGTGGTAGTTTGTAGTGAACTGAACACCCACCCTTGAGCACCATCACTTATATGGAGGCGCAGTCTTGTCTCAGCCAGGAACCGGCCGTACGAAGGGCACGCCGCCCCGTACGTCGCTGCTCGATGTGATCAAGGTCGTGCTGCGACTTGGCCCCAAGCAGATCAACGATGAGATCCAGCTGGCCATCGCCCAGATGAAGACCAAGGGCGTGGCCGCAGGCATCGCCGTGGCGCTCATGGTGGTCGGCGTCGTCTTCCTGACCTTCCTGGTGGTGGCGCTCATCGTGGCCGCCGTGGCGGCGCTCTCTCTGATCTTCGAGCTCTGGGCCGCAGCGCTGATCGTGGCAGGCATCTTCTTGGTGATCGCGCTGATCTTCGCGCTGATAGGACTGCTCAAGCTGAAGAAGACGATGCCGCTGCTGCCCGAGGACGCGATCCGCGGGTTCCGCCTCGACCTCGGAGTCGCCCGCGAGGGTACGCGCTTCGATCCGCAGAGCCTGGACAAGGCCGATGCCGAGAAGCGCCGAAAGAAGGAAGAGGCCAAGCGTCAGGCGGCCGAGCAGGCCAAGAAGGACGCCAAGACCCCCGGTTCGGGCTCCCCGACGCCGCCCACCTACAGCGAGCTGCTGCGCCGCACCGGTCTGCGCCGCGATCATCTGGCGTCCCTGCAGGACCAGATCACCTCCGGCTCCCGGAACATCGCGGAGAACGTCAAGGACAAGGCCGAGAACGTCAAGGACCGGGCCGACCGACTCAGCTCCAAGGCTCGCGGCGGTTCCAAGCCGAAGCCGGAGAAGCGCGGCTCCGCGGACCCGGTCCCGCCCACGGGCAAGACCCGGGGTGCGGCCGGTGAGCCGGTGCGCGTCACCTCCGAGGAGCCTGAGATCGTCGGCGTCCCGGCTGCGGACCAGGAGTCGAGCGCCCACGCGGCCGGCGAGTTCGTGGCCGCCCGGTGGAAGCCGCTCGCGGTGGTCGCCGGTTCCGCCGCTGCAGGTGCGGTCTTCCTGCGTGAGCTTGTGAAGAAGTAAACTTCCCCGGTGAGACTGATCGGCGCCGGGACCCAGGACGGCTTCGAGTACACCGTTCGCGAGACCTTCTGGACCGTGCCCAACATCATCACGGTGCTGCGGTTCCCGCTGATCCCGATCTTCGTCTGGCTGGTGGCCCAGGGTGAGTATCTCGCCGCCTTCTGGGTGCTCGCGGTGCTCTCCAGCACGGACTGGATCGACGGGTACATCGCCCGGCGCTTCGATCAGATGTCCACGGTGGGTCAGTGGCTGGACCCGGTGGCGGATCGGCTTGCTCTGATCATCGTCAGCGCGACCCTGGTCGGCTTCGACGTGATACCGCTCTGGGTGCTGCTCGCGGTGGT from Nesterenkonia sandarakina encodes the following:
- a CDS encoding TIGR00730 family Rossman fold protein, coding for MTSISLDTPASAPAPRFHALTVFTGSASGADLDYTEEVRRLGTALAGAEISVVYGGGKVGLMGQIADAALEAGGEVHGIIPEVLIGREVGHHGLTSLEIVEDMHTRKSRMAELGDGFIALPGGMGTLEEFFEVWTWQYLGLHNKPVGLYNVKGFWDPLLAMVDHMVDEGFMSAWRREALVISADPQDLISQLRAWTPPAGH
- the purU gene encoding formyltetrahydrofolate deformylase; amino-acid sequence: MRAPETKTHDIARLIISCPDQPGIVAAVSELIAEVGGNIISLDQYSTGVEEGRFFQRTVFHLPGLAAAKPAVEEAIRTKLADGFSMEYSLTAADQPKRVAIFASKTDHCLLDLLWRHRRGEIPMDIVMVISNHADLAEDVRPFGIPYFHVPVVNGDKAAAEARHLELLQGNVDMIVLARYMQIISEDFLEQVGAPVINIHHSFLPAFIGAGPYQKAADRGVKLIGATAHYVTKDLDEGPIIEQDVIRVSHSDDVAQLTRFGADVERAVLSRAVKWHCEDRVIRNGGTTIVF
- a CDS encoding Hsp20 family protein, yielding MINNSLTRLDPFALIDDVFRSVRAPSMDAAQRQGGFVPAVDAHRDGEDLVLRADLPGVDPEKDVAVELTGRTLTVSGERRSETEAEGLREVRYGSFSRTVTLPGEVSSDAISASYESGVLTVRVTGVYATEQPRKITISSTEREKKIES
- a CDS encoding siderophore-interacting protein, with translation MSKSKKTRVQHVLTVQDVTQLSPHMIRLVLGGPGFAAIEFKSVGESPATDQYIKLLFLPQNLDADAAAAQGVDLRRPYDMEALREQLSTEQMPVTRTYTIRHVDHAREQIWVDFVVHGDVGRAGVWAKQARLGDEISFFGPGSGYAPRAEAQWHLLAGDEAALPAIASALESMPEDARGVAVVEVRDATERQPLDVPAGMDLIWLHREAEFSPETTMLAEYLEQLSVPEGDVQVFVHGERAQMKRIRRMLVDQKGLDRKAMSLSAYWAHGRIEDQFQAEKRTPVGQLEG
- a CDS encoding NINE protein; translation: MADQYDFEELYANTYTEADRRAYESQPTSRKRFAIAWLLTLLLGPAGAHRWYLDRRVSAVLMAVVSVAAVVLMVLGQTSLGLLCVTVAFAWPLLDMIMLLAGSMRDTQDRRLAGHRERAGMFSAITVVLLALLLMAALVIGTSSGVAG
- a CDS encoding phage holin family protein, whose translation is MSQPGTGRTKGTPPRTSLLDVIKVVLRLGPKQINDEIQLAIAQMKTKGVAAGIAVALMVVGVVFLTFLVVALIVAAVAALSLIFELWAAALIVAGIFLVIALIFALIGLLKLKKTMPLLPEDAIRGFRLDLGVAREGTRFDPQSLDKADAEKRRKKEEAKRQAAEQAKKDAKTPGSGSPTPPTYSELLRRTGLRRDHLASLQDQITSGSRNIAENVKDKAENVKDRADRLSSKARGGSKPKPEKRGSADPVPPTGKTRGAAGEPVRVTSEEPEIVGVPAADQESSAHAAGEFVAARWKPLAVVAGSAAAGAVFLRELVKK
- a CDS encoding CDP-alcohol phosphatidyltransferase family protein; this encodes MRLIGAGTQDGFEYTVRETFWTVPNIITVLRFPLIPIFVWLVAQGEYLAAFWVLAVLSSTDWIDGYIARRFDQMSTVGQWLDPVADRLALIIVSATLVGFDVIPLWVLLAVVIPDLVLSVNTYLLFKGPPPLKVTVLGKIRTACLLVGLPLALLGSTGMLRESLVPALALALLALGSALHIIASVDYFIKARQTAARLRREQAHPGVEEDVTP